The Plasmodium cynomolgi strain B DNA, chromosome 13, whole genome shotgun sequence DNA segment GAAGAGGGAGGTGtccgatttttttatcattcttAACAAGTACGCCAATAacaggaagaagcgaaataATGTGCTGTTTACGAAgatggaaaatatgaatgcGTACATGAGCAATAAAATACAGAGCGAAGTTTCCTTTAGGGAGGAggactttcttttttttcgaagagAGAGTGCCAAGCTGCTTGTTTCTGACTCGGATGATGAGCAGGCCTTCAAGGATGCCTTTCTGCAGGAGGTGGAAGAAATTCGGGACGCCCTCGCCCTCACCGTCAAGGCGCGCGAGCAGTCCGACGACGACATCATCCAGGTTGGCGTTCAGATGAGCAGCGTTGCGATGAGATGCAATTCCATGTGTTGCTATCCCATGTGATGCGATCCCATGTGATGCTGCGCCACTTTGCATTCCCTTTCCCCACTCAATGCGCTTCATCCGTTCATTCATCCGCCAATCCGTCCATCCACCCATCCgtatgtcccttttttctctcccctttACACCAACAGGCGATGAACAAATACACGAGTGTCCTACAGAAGGCGCTGCAGTCCGTCATCACGAACAGTCACTAAGGGAGGGGACAGGGGGTCCTACCTACACTGCAAGGGGTGACTCCTCTTTTCTAAGTGCGCTCCCCGGCTAGCCACAGCGTGCCACTC contains these protein-coding regions:
- a CDS encoding SF-assemblin/beta giardin domain containing protein (putative), translating into MADTHFFAESNVLDDPREETTNSYKEIKYDLLRIERNINIEVRKRIEANKNIQQLIEQTANDMINNVLNKITNKIENISSDLDKIIKKCDEMEKLVGQIKVTLPTKIQTEMMSLKREVSDFFIILNKYANNRKKRNNVLFTKMENMNAYMSNKIQSEVSFREEDFLFFRRESAKLLVSDSDDEQAFKDAFLQEVEEIRDALALTVKAREQSDDDIIQAMNKYTSVLQKALQSVITNSH